The following DNA comes from Chitinophaga nivalis.
GGTGCAGGCGGCACCGGACATGCGCAAATCAGGGATGCGCGGTTGAAAGAGCGGGAGGAGCAATATTTATATGAATTCGGCATAGCGAATGCCCCCGCACTATTGGACCGGCTGCGCAACATGCCGGAGATAGCTGATGTGTTACCCAGAATTATGTTCGGCGGACTTATTTCCAACGGCGACAAATCCATGCCATTCAAAGGACAGGGCATCCATCCGGATGGAGAATCCCGGTTGCGCAATGGCATGGTAGGGGTAGACAAAAGCATGAAGGCAAGTAGCCAGCTACAACCACTCAACAAAAGTAAAGCGGGTGTTATATTAGGCAAAAGACTGGCACGTTCCTTAAATGCAAAGGTGGGAGATATATTGATGATCTATGGTACTACCGTAGATGGCGCTATTAATGGTATCGATGTAACGCTGATGGATATTGTATCTACCGGTATCAGCGAAGTAGATGAATACTATCTGATGACCACCATTCCGGTGGTACAGCAATTGGTAAATACGGATAAGATAAGTTATATCGCGGTGATGTTCAAAAACAGGGCCCACCTGAACCAGCAACTGGCAGCGCTGGCAGGGCAACTGAAAACAGCCTTTCCGGACTACCGGTTTCAATTGTCGGACTGGAAAAATGATGCGGAATTTTATGCGGCTATCCGGGATACCTATACGGTTATCATCACTTTTATGGGCAGCATTGTGCTGGTGATTGTAGCGCTGAGCTGCTGGAATATTATGAATATGTCTACCATGGAGCGTATCCGCGAAATAGGAACGTTGCGGGCCATTGGTATCAGTATCCATAAAATATCGGGCATCTTCCTGTTTGAAGCCTTGTACATAGGTTTGATCAGTGTTGTTGTTGGGATGCTGCTGCAACTGCTGGTAGCCGCCCTCCTGAATGCCGCCAATATTATGATGCCGCCGATTCCGGGAATGAACAGGGGCTACATATTGCAGATATATAGCCTTACTTTTTATCACCTGCTGATTGCAGTGGGTGTGATACTGGCGATTGCTTTTTCCAGTTTGTCGTCTTTCCTGATCATCAGAAAATTATCTATTATTCAATCCTTGGAACATGCCTGATATACTACGATGCTGTTATAAAACCAATAAAATGATATACCGGATCAAATGTTGTTTGCTATTGTTGTTATGGCCTGCTTTTTTAGCTGCCCAATCTATAGAGGAAGGGGCGGCACTCTTGCGGGAAGCAGAACTTAAACGCCAGCCATGGCCGGTCATGACCTCTGTTATCCAACTGGATGATAACGGTCCGGCCGGACATTCGACGCATCTTTACCATGTATTTTATAATGCGGATAAAGTATTGTTGGCCTATATGTCGCCTGCGGAAAGTGGAAATTTATTGTTGATGGTAAAAGATGGTTTATGGTTTTATACAAAAGATACGCGCATGCCTACCCGGATTACGCCGATGCAAAAAATGTCCGGATCTGTTTCCTATGGTGATTTAACGAATCTCAGCTGGAAAGATTATGTAGTAACTGCTATGGAAAATACCACTTATGAAAATACAGCAGCCCACTTACTGCATCTGGCTGCAAAAAATAAAAGTGCTACCTATCAGAAAGTAGATCTTTGGATAAACAAGGCCAATAAACGGCCGATCACAGCGGTATCTTACCTGCTTTCCGGAAAAAAATACAAAACGATCAGGTATACCAAATATAATATCAGTGAAGGAAAAGATGTTAATACGCAGATCCTTTTTACAGATCATTTCAACAAAGACCGGGAATCAACGGTTGATTTTGTAAAAATAAAAAGTGAGCAACAACTGCCGAATCGGTATTTTATAAAAACTGCCTTACCGGAAATATCCAATGAAATTTGCAAATAGGAAGGCACTTGTTATCGCAATGCTCACTTTCTTTGCCGGCCATGAACTGGCTGCCCAACAGCTGGTACTGATAAGTGAACCTGCCGCCAATCAAATCAACCATTCTCCGCTGAATCCAAAGAATGTACAGTCCCTCAATAAGATGGCCGTGACGAATGTATTGTATGGGGATGCCAGTATAGGCGTATTGGGCGGCCAATGGAATACCGCCCTGAGGGGGCTGCAGCTGTTTCAGATAATTCCGGATGAGCAAAGAGCACAAAATGCCTTAACCAATGATTTTAAATGGGACCTGATAGAATTGAACTATCAGCTCGTACGCCGTAACTTCACCTTTACTGCAGGCAGGAAGAAAATGAAAATGGGCGTAGGGTATGTAGGCAGTCCCTCTGATATTATCATTGATCCGCCTTCACCGCTGGATCCGGGAGACCGCCTGTTTAATATTAAAGGCAGCGATATGTTGCAGGCTACTTACAATGGGGCTAAAGACCAGATAGACTTATTTTACCTGCCCAATACAGAACAGAATACCCGGCTGTATTTTAAAACACATTCATTTGCAGGCAGGTATTATCGCAATCTCGAACCATTTGAACTGGCTGCTATCGCCCGATGGGGTACAGATGGTACTTTCCAGGCTGCACTCAACGGTACGGTGGCCATTGGAGAAAAACTGGAACTGCATACGGATAATATGTACCAGGTACAAAATACTGCTTTATACCCGGGAGATGCCGGCTTAGCCAGTAAACAGCAACCTGTGTTCCGGTTGTTGTTGGGCGGGCAATGGTCGCCCGTTGAAAAATTTAATATCGTATTTGAAGGCATTCATTTTTCTGACGGATACAGTAATGCCGAATGGGACCAGTTTAATCAGCTGCTGGATGTGTTGCCCCGTATGGGTTTTGTGCCGGTCGATGGAGCGCCCGTTCATGCCGGGGAGGCATTGGGGCGCTTGTATGAGGCCAAAGATTTTATCAGAAAACGTAACTATTTATTTCTG
Coding sequences within:
- a CDS encoding ABC transporter permease: MLFSTGIKEAHHLSGNRKPPDAKGKYVGRHLYQLHKLGYRNLFRNRRRSFFAILIAACGFAALGIALGYYDYSIYGLQEATIRNGFSGAGGTGHAQIRDARLKEREEQYLYEFGIANAPALLDRLRNMPEIADVLPRIMFGGLISNGDKSMPFKGQGIHPDGESRLRNGMVGVDKSMKASSQLQPLNKSKAGVILGKRLARSLNAKVGDILMIYGTTVDGAINGIDVTLMDIVSTGISEVDEYYLMTTIPVVQQLVNTDKISYIAVMFKNRAHLNQQLAALAGQLKTAFPDYRFQLSDWKNDAEFYAAIRDTYTVIITFMGSIVLVIVALSCWNIMNMSTMERIREIGTLRAIGISIHKISGIFLFEALYIGLISVVVGMLLQLLVAALLNAANIMMPPIPGMNRGYILQIYSLTFYHLLIAVGVILAIAFSSLSSFLIIRKLSIIQSLEHA
- a CDS encoding outer membrane lipoprotein-sorting protein; its protein translation is MIYRIKCCLLLLLWPAFLAAQSIEEGAALLREAELKRQPWPVMTSVIQLDDNGPAGHSTHLYHVFYNADKVLLAYMSPAESGNLLLMVKDGLWFYTKDTRMPTRITPMQKMSGSVSYGDLTNLSWKDYVVTAMENTTYENTAAHLLHLAAKNKSATYQKVDLWINKANKRPITAVSYLLSGKKYKTIRYTKYNISEGKDVNTQILFTDHFNKDRESTVDFVKIKSEQQLPNRYFIKTALPEISNEICK